The following coding sequences lie in one Myxococcus xanthus genomic window:
- the lon gene encoding endopeptidase La: protein MSDEKKKGTAASAMPTAMAPPGLINKEDIPQVLPILPLRNSVFFPGGVLPLAVGRQKTIALIKDAVRDDQVIGVVTQRRAEEEDPGAADLYTMGTVARIVKLLKMGEDNYSLVVQGLARFRVVELVQEAPYLKARVDAVEDKTSSENVEVEALGINLKKLAREVIELMPELPAAATELVESITHPGHLADLIAANVDVPIEEKQAVLETVDLKARMKLVLELLNRKREILKLSNKIDSAVKGEMSKTQREYYLRQQLKAIKEELGEMGEEEEELDELQERLKKAGLPPDVEKVANKELNRLKTIPAASSEYTVSRTYLDWIADLPWAKMSEDNLDIENARQQLDKDHFGIKKVKKRILEYLAVRKLKNDMRGPILCLVGPPGVGKTSLGQSVAKATGRKFVRLSLGGVRDEAEIRGHRRTYVGALPGRFIQSMKKAGTKNPVMMLDEIDKLGADFRGDPSAALLEVLDPEQNNTFSDHYLDVPFDLSKVMFVATANQLDPIPGPLRDRMEIIELTGYTFEEKQSIARIHLVPKQLKEHGLSPDHIDITDEALLTLTTAYTREAGVRNLERRIADICRAVAVEVAGGKTEKQTINADRVKEILGPEMFYSEVAERTEVPGVATGLAWTAAGGDLLFIEATKMAGKGGMTLTGQLGDVMKESATAALSYLRSKAEQLGISPNFLEKTDLHLHFPAGSIPKDGPSAGVTILTALTSLLTGIRVRHDTAMTGEATLRGLVLPVGGIKEKVLAAHRAGIKRVILPERCRKDLIDVPDQARNELEFIFVTHMDEVLKAALETPPVGVAGTPGGEPGKEAPLPKPAESAPEVRA, encoded by the coding sequence ATGTCCGATGAGAAGAAGAAGGGCACCGCTGCGAGCGCTATGCCCACCGCGATGGCCCCTCCGGGGCTCATCAACAAGGAAGACATCCCGCAGGTGCTTCCCATCCTCCCCCTGCGCAACAGTGTCTTCTTCCCGGGCGGGGTGCTTCCGCTGGCGGTCGGCCGCCAGAAGACCATCGCCCTGATCAAGGACGCCGTGCGTGACGACCAGGTCATCGGTGTCGTCACCCAGCGCCGCGCCGAAGAAGAAGATCCGGGTGCCGCCGACCTCTACACCATGGGGACGGTCGCCCGCATCGTGAAGCTCCTGAAGATGGGCGAGGACAACTACTCGCTCGTGGTGCAGGGGCTCGCCCGCTTCCGCGTGGTGGAGCTGGTCCAGGAAGCGCCCTACCTCAAGGCCCGCGTGGACGCCGTGGAGGACAAGACCTCTTCGGAGAACGTGGAAGTCGAGGCGCTGGGCATCAACCTCAAGAAGCTGGCGCGCGAGGTCATCGAGCTGATGCCCGAGCTGCCCGCCGCCGCCACCGAGCTGGTGGAGAGCATCACCCACCCCGGCCACCTGGCGGACCTGATCGCCGCCAACGTGGACGTGCCCATCGAGGAGAAGCAGGCCGTCCTGGAGACGGTGGACCTCAAGGCCCGGATGAAGCTCGTGCTGGAGCTGCTCAACCGGAAGCGGGAGATCCTCAAGCTCTCTAACAAGATCGACTCCGCCGTGAAGGGCGAGATGTCGAAGACCCAGCGCGAGTACTACCTGCGCCAGCAGCTCAAGGCCATCAAGGAAGAGCTGGGGGAGATGGGCGAGGAGGAAGAGGAGCTCGACGAGCTGCAGGAGCGCCTGAAGAAGGCCGGCCTGCCGCCCGACGTGGAGAAGGTCGCCAACAAGGAGCTCAACCGCCTGAAGACGATTCCGGCGGCCTCCAGCGAGTACACCGTCTCGCGCACCTACCTGGATTGGATCGCCGACCTGCCGTGGGCGAAGATGTCCGAGGACAACCTCGACATCGAGAACGCACGCCAGCAACTGGACAAGGATCACTTCGGCATCAAGAAGGTGAAGAAGCGCATCCTGGAGTACCTGGCCGTCCGCAAGCTGAAGAACGACATGCGTGGCCCCATCCTGTGCCTCGTCGGTCCGCCGGGCGTCGGTAAGACGTCGCTGGGCCAGAGCGTGGCCAAGGCCACGGGCCGCAAGTTCGTGCGCCTGTCGCTGGGCGGCGTGCGCGACGAGGCGGAGATCCGCGGCCACCGCCGCACCTACGTGGGCGCCCTCCCCGGCCGCTTCATCCAGAGCATGAAGAAGGCCGGCACGAAGAACCCGGTCATGATGCTGGACGAAATTGACAAGCTCGGCGCCGACTTCCGTGGCGACCCGAGCGCGGCGCTCCTCGAGGTGCTGGATCCGGAGCAGAACAACACGTTCAGCGACCACTACCTCGACGTGCCCTTCGATTTGTCCAAGGTGATGTTCGTCGCCACGGCGAACCAGCTCGACCCCATCCCCGGTCCGCTGCGTGACCGCATGGAGATCATCGAGCTGACGGGCTACACCTTCGAGGAGAAGCAGAGCATCGCCCGCATCCACCTGGTGCCCAAGCAGCTCAAGGAGCACGGGCTGAGCCCGGACCACATCGACATCACCGACGAGGCGCTGCTCACGCTGACCACCGCGTACACGCGCGAGGCCGGTGTGCGTAACCTGGAGCGCCGCATCGCGGACATCTGCCGCGCGGTGGCGGTGGAGGTGGCCGGCGGGAAGACGGAGAAGCAGACCATCAACGCGGACCGGGTGAAGGAGATCCTCGGGCCCGAGATGTTCTACTCCGAGGTCGCCGAGCGCACCGAGGTTCCGGGTGTGGCCACGGGCCTGGCCTGGACGGCGGCGGGTGGCGACCTGCTCTTCATCGAGGCGACGAAGATGGCGGGCAAGGGCGGCATGACGCTCACCGGCCAGCTGGGCGACGTGATGAAGGAGAGCGCCACAGCGGCGCTGAGCTACCTGCGCAGCAAGGCCGAGCAGCTCGGCATCAGCCCGAACTTCCTGGAGAAGACGGACCTGCACCTGCACTTCCCGGCGGGCTCCATTCCGAAGGACGGGCCTTCCGCGGGCGTCACCATCCTGACGGCGCTCACCAGCCTCCTGACGGGCATCCGCGTGCGTCACGACACTGCGATGACGGGCGAGGCCACGCTGCGTGGCCTGGTGCTGCCGGTGGGTGGCATCAAGGAGAAGGTGCTGGCGGCGCACCGGGCGGGCATCAAGCGGGTTATCCTGCCCGAGCGGTGCCGCAAGGACCTGATCGACGTGCCGGATCAGGCGCGCAACGAGCTGGAGTTCATCTTCGTCACCCACATGGACGAGGTCCTGAAGGCGGCGCTGGAGACACCTCCCGTCGGTGTGGCGGGCACCCCGGGCGGCGAGCCGGGCAAGGAGGCTCCGCTGCCGAAGCCGGCCGAGTCCGCCCCTGAGGTCCGCGCCTAG
- a CDS encoding LysM peptidoglycan-binding domain-containing protein — MRQLAQDASNQRTLQSLVYAHGHRSGVRAPLPVDEVVRQAALLLDAGVLRLAQAPPRESSVPPPFSGPRTERVSAPVEEPVWLRLQVVDDVTDVPIAGVQLRIQLDDRSEQQARTDSEGRIDLRDVPKGNAHVLSVLKGATLDNTLALVRTGGPWSQQKLAKSGQRARVASAPRFLARVTQHRVIDGETLESVAEMYGLTVEELTRFNWDTTDAADIERHLILDVGCTRKGSRGQYVFTREDDPGILYVPRPEAVPRLPVEHSHILRVKRVPEPRHFLFSL, encoded by the coding sequence TTGCGCCAGCTCGCGCAGGATGCGTCCAATCAGCGCACGCTCCAGTCCCTGGTCTACGCGCATGGACACCGCAGTGGGGTGCGCGCACCGCTGCCGGTGGATGAAGTGGTGCGGCAAGCCGCGCTTCTTCTGGACGCGGGAGTCCTCCGGCTGGCGCAGGCTCCTCCGCGTGAATCCTCCGTTCCGCCGCCATTCTCCGGTCCGCGGACAGAACGCGTGTCTGCGCCGGTGGAGGAGCCGGTCTGGCTGCGGCTTCAGGTGGTGGACGACGTCACCGATGTGCCCATTGCCGGCGTCCAGTTACGCATCCAACTCGACGACCGGTCTGAGCAGCAGGCTCGGACGGATTCTGAGGGCCGCATCGACCTGAGGGACGTTCCAAAGGGGAATGCCCACGTCCTGTCCGTCCTCAAGGGCGCCACCCTGGATAACACCCTCGCGCTGGTACGGACGGGAGGGCCGTGGTCCCAGCAGAAACTCGCGAAGAGCGGTCAGAGGGCGAGGGTGGCCAGCGCGCCGCGTTTCCTCGCACGAGTCACCCAGCACCGGGTCATTGACGGAGAGACGCTGGAGAGCGTGGCGGAGATGTATGGCCTCACGGTGGAGGAACTCACCCGCTTCAACTGGGACACCACGGATGCGGCGGACATCGAGCGGCACCTCATCCTCGACGTGGGCTGCACGCGTAAGGGCTCGCGTGGGCAGTACGTCTTCACCCGAGAGGACGACCCGGGCATCCTCTACGTTCCCCGTCCAGAGGCCGTCCCCCGGCTGCCCGTGGAGCACAGTCACATCCTGCGGGTGAAGCGCGTCCCGGAGCCGCGTCACTTCCTGTTCTCGCTCTGA
- a CDS encoding ImuA family protein, translated as MSAAEQRVGAGQGTGSVMEQLRERIRQLQAAPRRYLAVLRTGLSAVDALLPTGGLPLGQVVELCGEAASGRTSLALHAVAAAHQEARLCAWVDGPRELYSPSAAALGVDLERLLIVRPQAPEQRVWAAVQLARSGAFACVVLDLTRGVNPGGRACRVALAEARKLADAAARGGGLLLLLTSPESPADGVVRLRTEARDGDGWSVEVVRSRQGGTGARAELPWSALYPALGLEGGGRLLDVAEDTEDDTPDFLRDQSGALRNGLGILGQRPGRDAPMPPMRQGLDAALPAH; from the coding sequence ATGAGCGCGGCGGAGCAGCGAGTGGGAGCGGGGCAGGGAACGGGCTCGGTCATGGAGCAGCTTCGGGAGCGGATCCGCCAGTTGCAGGCGGCGCCCCGGCGCTACCTGGCGGTGCTCCGCACGGGCCTGTCGGCGGTGGACGCCCTGCTGCCGACGGGGGGCCTGCCACTGGGGCAGGTGGTGGAGTTGTGCGGTGAGGCGGCCTCGGGGCGCACCAGCCTGGCGCTGCACGCGGTGGCCGCGGCGCACCAGGAGGCGCGGCTGTGCGCCTGGGTGGATGGCCCCCGGGAGCTCTACTCGCCCTCGGCCGCGGCCCTGGGTGTGGACCTGGAGCGGCTGCTCATCGTCCGGCCCCAGGCTCCTGAGCAGCGCGTCTGGGCGGCGGTGCAGCTGGCCCGGAGCGGGGCCTTCGCCTGCGTGGTGCTGGACCTGACGCGCGGCGTGAATCCCGGCGGGCGCGCGTGCCGGGTGGCCCTGGCGGAGGCGCGCAAGCTGGCGGACGCGGCGGCGCGCGGCGGCGGGCTGCTCCTGCTGCTTACTTCGCCAGAGTCCCCAGCGGACGGCGTGGTCCGGCTGCGGACGGAGGCTCGGGACGGAGACGGCTGGTCGGTGGAGGTGGTGCGCAGCCGGCAGGGGGGCACGGGCGCTCGGGCGGAGCTGCCGTGGAGCGCGCTGTACCCGGCGCTGGGGCTGGAGGGAGGCGGCCGGTTGCTGGACGTGGCTGAGGACACGGAGGACGACACGCCGGACTTCCTGCGAGATCAGTCCGGGGCGCTGCGCAACGGGCTGGGCATCCTGGGCCAGCGTCCCGGCCGTGACGCGCCCATGCCGCCCATGCGGCAGGGACTGGACGCGGCCCTGCCGGCGCACTGA
- a CDS encoding vWA domain-containing protein, whose amino-acid sequence MKLRPFAHLLLLPSLLWTSCRSPVDEPGSNLPGKCESESPVIAPQKTDILFVIDNSGSMEEEQNAIATELPAFLEALKEGSGVSQDFRVGVITTSVYRLAMFQGQEQYREYTRESGRLQRVPDAAGNPTDERFIDGTDPYVLEKFRRLVIRGTDGSGQETPFEAVRLAVTEPLVSTPGAENGNAGFLRDGARLLVAVVTDEEDCSTIQRPPPVWVSDDTSIDNCSEQSHLLTPVEEYFATFQQLRDSTGASRQVLWATIGPVALSDKRAELIRDVTPDGTFVRNVDCPTSYGPGHRQRAMAEAFDQGLDNLDSICRDNYRDTLLRIAELATVAQSIEVVNLPDPRLVQVELTRANDEVERCSVAAGDLRYEASTEAYPARLFFQSSCLRRADDKKVEVKVLCAG is encoded by the coding sequence ATGAAGCTCCGACCCTTCGCCCACCTGCTCCTGCTGCCGTCCCTCTTGTGGACGTCATGCCGGTCGCCCGTCGACGAACCGGGCTCCAATCTGCCCGGGAAGTGCGAGAGCGAGTCCCCCGTCATCGCGCCGCAGAAGACGGACATCCTCTTCGTCATCGACAACTCCGGCTCCATGGAGGAGGAGCAGAACGCCATCGCCACCGAGCTGCCCGCCTTCCTGGAGGCGCTCAAGGAGGGCAGCGGCGTCTCGCAGGACTTCCGGGTGGGCGTGATCACCACGTCCGTGTACCGGCTGGCCATGTTCCAGGGGCAGGAGCAGTACCGCGAGTACACCAGGGAGTCTGGCCGGTTGCAGCGCGTGCCGGACGCGGCGGGCAACCCCACCGACGAGCGCTTCATCGACGGCACGGATCCGTACGTGCTGGAGAAGTTCCGCCGGCTGGTGATCCGGGGGACGGATGGCAGCGGGCAGGAGACGCCCTTCGAGGCGGTCCGGCTGGCCGTGACGGAGCCGCTGGTGTCGACGCCGGGGGCGGAGAACGGCAACGCCGGGTTCCTGCGCGACGGCGCGCGGCTGCTGGTGGCGGTGGTCACCGACGAGGAAGACTGCAGCACCATCCAGCGCCCTCCTCCGGTGTGGGTGTCCGACGACACGTCCATCGACAACTGCAGTGAGCAGTCCCATCTGCTGACGCCGGTGGAGGAGTACTTCGCCACGTTCCAGCAACTCCGGGATTCAACGGGGGCCTCGCGTCAGGTGCTCTGGGCCACGATTGGGCCGGTGGCGCTGTCCGACAAGCGGGCGGAGCTGATCCGCGACGTGACGCCCGACGGCACCTTCGTGCGCAACGTCGACTGCCCGACCTCCTACGGTCCCGGCCACCGGCAGCGCGCCATGGCGGAGGCGTTCGACCAGGGGCTCGACAACCTCGATTCCATCTGCCGGGACAACTACCGCGACACCCTGCTGCGCATCGCGGAGCTGGCCACGGTGGCGCAGAGCATCGAAGTGGTGAACCTGCCCGACCCCCGGCTGGTCCAGGTGGAGCTGACGCGCGCCAATGACGAGGTGGAGCGGTGCTCGGTGGCCGCGGGCGACCTGCGCTACGAGGCCTCCACGGAGGCGTACCCGGCCCGCCTGTTCTTCCAGTCGAGCTGCCTGCGCCGCGCGGACGACAAGAAGGTGGAGGTGAAGGTCCTCTGCGCCGGCTGA
- a CDS encoding SH3 domain-containing protein: protein MKTMLLGLLMAAAGGEPPPAYVQGSSLNLRKAACKTAEVLQKLPIGTECRTQESLEGGWARVRCGEAEGFVVGTFLGPEKPSVEKLAAEAKDPKRTLQQREESALRAATLAPEDAGLQKELATLFFERNLDAVARLKKPSLRRPFDFVCTVNDPERCLRSTSTSHVDGVKVRAEVRNELFVIAFGSAESLTVYRGRFRFDNRRFEETATIQVKGEVLEQSSSLLTSVLDKALFSGVSASSDVYSRAPFGQYVLNEAELAFFRLIPSKWALLSMKAEDGIPRMRWNACLKRPYLLVFDPDIHGRVLVMIESEGESMEFLWVSAVSKHENTLRLTLADIDGEKARQETFKLPEPDGDIAYLGELACTHVFQKYPDLGGECMQGGP, encoded by the coding sequence ATGAAGACGATGCTGCTAGGCCTGCTAATGGCCGCTGCTGGGGGAGAGCCGCCCCCGGCATACGTCCAGGGTTCCTCGCTGAATCTGCGGAAGGCGGCCTGCAAGACGGCGGAGGTCCTCCAGAAGCTGCCCATTGGGACGGAGTGCAGGACGCAGGAATCCCTCGAGGGGGGATGGGCCCGAGTGCGCTGCGGAGAGGCGGAAGGCTTCGTGGTGGGGACGTTTCTGGGCCCCGAGAAGCCGTCGGTGGAGAAGCTCGCCGCGGAGGCCAAGGACCCGAAGCGGACGTTGCAGCAGCGGGAGGAGAGTGCCCTGCGTGCCGCCACGCTGGCTCCTGAGGACGCTGGCCTTCAGAAGGAACTGGCGACGTTGTTCTTCGAGCGCAATTTGGATGCCGTCGCGCGGCTAAAGAAACCGAGCCTGCGGAGGCCGTTTGATTTTGTCTGCACTGTGAATGATCCCGAACGTTGTCTGAGGAGCACCAGTACGAGCCATGTTGATGGGGTCAAGGTTCGGGCAGAGGTAAGAAATGAGTTGTTCGTCATTGCATTTGGTTCGGCCGAAAGTCTGACTGTATATCGTGGGCGATTCCGGTTCGATAACAGGCGCTTCGAAGAAACAGCGACGATTCAGGTCAAAGGCGAGGTGTTGGAGCAATCCAGTTCGCTATTGACGTCAGTGCTGGACAAGGCGCTGTTCTCTGGTGTCAGCGCATCTTCGGATGTCTATTCGAGGGCTCCGTTTGGGCAATACGTCCTGAATGAGGCTGAGCTGGCCTTCTTTCGATTGATTCCTAGCAAGTGGGCACTGTTATCGATGAAGGCGGAGGATGGCATTCCTCGGATGCGATGGAATGCTTGCCTGAAGCGCCCCTATCTCCTCGTCTTTGATCCGGACATTCACGGGCGCGTCCTTGTCATGATCGAAAGTGAGGGAGAGAGCATGGAGTTTCTATGGGTTTCTGCTGTGTCGAAACATGAGAACACTCTGCGGTTGACACTCGCGGATATCGACGGGGAGAAGGCACGACAGGAAACCTTCAAGCTTCCAGAGCCTGACGGCGACATCGCATACCTGGGCGAACTGGCGTGCACGCATGTATTTCAGAAGTATCCCGACCTCGGAGGGGAGTGTATGCAGGGCGGGCCGTAG